A single Numenius arquata chromosome 1, bNumArq3.hap1.1, whole genome shotgun sequence DNA region contains:
- the DCUN1D5 gene encoding DCN1-like protein 5 isoform X3 — protein sequence MPVKKKRKSSGPAAAAADDTGLKKCKLGRSQASGKVISGEEHFSSKKCLAWFYEYAGPDEVVGPEGMEKFCEDIGVEPENIIMLVLAWKLEAESMGFFTKEEWLKGMTSLQCDCTEKLQSKFDFLRSQLNDISSFKNIYRYAFDFARDKDQRSLDIDTAKSMLALLLGRTWPLFPVFYQYLEQSKYRVMNKDQWYNVLEFSRTVHADLSNYDEDGAWPVLLDEFVEWQKVRQAS from the exons ATGCCggtgaagaagaagaggaagtcCTCGGGGCCGGCGGCTGCAGCGGCGGACGACACCGGCCTGAAGAAATGTAAACTCGGCAG ATCACAAGCCTCTGGTAAAGTAATAAGTGGAGAGGaacatttttcaagcaaaaaGTGCCTGGCTTGGTTTTATGAATATGCAG gtCCCGATGAAGTTGTGGGGCCCGAAGGAATGGAAAAGTTCTGTGAAGATATCGGTGTTGAGCCTGAAAAT attaTTATGTTAGTTTTAGCCTGGAAACTAGAGGCTGAAAGCATGGGATTTTTTACCAAGGAAGAATGGTTAAAAGGAATGACCTCATTACA gtGTGACTGTACAGAAAAATTACAGAGCAAATTTGACTTCTTGCGGTCACAATTGAATGACATTTCATCCTTTAAGAATATCTACAGATATGCCTTTGATTTTGCAAGG GATAAAGACCAGCGAAGTCTTGATATTGATACTGCAAAATCCATGTTAGCCCTTCTGCTTGGAAGAACTTGGCCACTGTTTCCAGTATTTTATCAATACCTGGAG CAATCAAAGTATAGAGTTATGAACAAGGATCAGTGGTACAATGTCCTAGAGTTCAGCAGAACTGTCCATGCAGATCTTAGCAATTATGATGAAGATGGTGCTT GGCCTGTACTTCTGGATGAATTTGTTGAATGGCAAAAAGTTCGTCAAGCATCATAG
- the DCUN1D5 gene encoding DCN1-like protein 5 isoform X1, which yields MPVKKKRKSSGPAAAAADDTGLKKCKLGSKMKGEVSILQHKSRSQASGKVISGEEHFSSKKCLAWFYEYAGPDEVVGPEGMEKFCEDIGVEPENIIMLVLAWKLEAESMGFFTKEEWLKGMTSLQCDCTEKLQSKFDFLRSQLNDISSFKNIYRYAFDFARDKDQRSLDIDTAKSMLALLLGRTWPLFPVFYQYLEQSKYRVMNKDQWYNVLEFSRTVHADLSNYDEDGAWPVLLDEFVEWQKVRQAS from the exons ATGCCggtgaagaagaagaggaagtcCTCGGGGCCGGCGGCTGCAGCGGCGGACGACACCGGCCTGAAGAAATGTAAACTCGGCAG taaaatgaaagGAGAGGTCAGCATACTCCAACATAAAA GCAGATCACAAGCCTCTGGTAAAGTAATAAGTGGAGAGGaacatttttcaagcaaaaaGTGCCTGGCTTGGTTTTATGAATATGCAG gtCCCGATGAAGTTGTGGGGCCCGAAGGAATGGAAAAGTTCTGTGAAGATATCGGTGTTGAGCCTGAAAAT attaTTATGTTAGTTTTAGCCTGGAAACTAGAGGCTGAAAGCATGGGATTTTTTACCAAGGAAGAATGGTTAAAAGGAATGACCTCATTACA gtGTGACTGTACAGAAAAATTACAGAGCAAATTTGACTTCTTGCGGTCACAATTGAATGACATTTCATCCTTTAAGAATATCTACAGATATGCCTTTGATTTTGCAAGG GATAAAGACCAGCGAAGTCTTGATATTGATACTGCAAAATCCATGTTAGCCCTTCTGCTTGGAAGAACTTGGCCACTGTTTCCAGTATTTTATCAATACCTGGAG CAATCAAAGTATAGAGTTATGAACAAGGATCAGTGGTACAATGTCCTAGAGTTCAGCAGAACTGTCCATGCAGATCTTAGCAATTATGATGAAGATGGTGCTT GGCCTGTACTTCTGGATGAATTTGTTGAATGGCAAAAAGTTCGTCAAGCATCATAG
- the DCUN1D5 gene encoding DCN1-like protein 5 isoform X2, whose amino-acid sequence MPVKKKRKSSGPAAAAADDTGLKKCKLGSYCRSQASGKVISGEEHFSSKKCLAWFYEYAGPDEVVGPEGMEKFCEDIGVEPENIIMLVLAWKLEAESMGFFTKEEWLKGMTSLQCDCTEKLQSKFDFLRSQLNDISSFKNIYRYAFDFARDKDQRSLDIDTAKSMLALLLGRTWPLFPVFYQYLEQSKYRVMNKDQWYNVLEFSRTVHADLSNYDEDGAWPVLLDEFVEWQKVRQAS is encoded by the exons ATGCCggtgaagaagaagaggaagtcCTCGGGGCCGGCGGCTGCAGCGGCGGACGACACCGGCCTGAAGAAATGTAAACTCGGCAG CTATTGCAGATCACAAGCCTCTGGTAAAGTAATAAGTGGAGAGGaacatttttcaagcaaaaaGTGCCTGGCTTGGTTTTATGAATATGCAG gtCCCGATGAAGTTGTGGGGCCCGAAGGAATGGAAAAGTTCTGTGAAGATATCGGTGTTGAGCCTGAAAAT attaTTATGTTAGTTTTAGCCTGGAAACTAGAGGCTGAAAGCATGGGATTTTTTACCAAGGAAGAATGGTTAAAAGGAATGACCTCATTACA gtGTGACTGTACAGAAAAATTACAGAGCAAATTTGACTTCTTGCGGTCACAATTGAATGACATTTCATCCTTTAAGAATATCTACAGATATGCCTTTGATTTTGCAAGG GATAAAGACCAGCGAAGTCTTGATATTGATACTGCAAAATCCATGTTAGCCCTTCTGCTTGGAAGAACTTGGCCACTGTTTCCAGTATTTTATCAATACCTGGAG CAATCAAAGTATAGAGTTATGAACAAGGATCAGTGGTACAATGTCCTAGAGTTCAGCAGAACTGTCCATGCAGATCTTAGCAATTATGATGAAGATGGTGCTT GGCCTGTACTTCTGGATGAATTTGTTGAATGGCAAAAAGTTCGTCAAGCATCATAG